A single genomic interval of Agarivorans aestuarii harbors:
- the uvrC gene encoding excinuclease ABC subunit UvrC produces MLDDSAPFDSKKFLSQVTEASGIYMMYNAANEVIYVGKAKSLKKRLSSYFRKNVDSNKTRALVSNIANVEVTVTHTETEALILEHNLIKKHLPKYNVLLRDDKSYPYILLSKHKHPRISMHRGAKRNKGDYFGPYPNGNAVRESLHLMQKLFPIRQCSDSEYANRQRPCLQYQLKRCSGPCVNLISDEDYQQQVDLASMFLKGKSQQVINQLAEKMTKASDSLDFEAAAGFRDQIQALRKVQEQQFVSGNTEHSDVLGFAFRNGIAVIHLLLIRDGQVLGSRSYYPKVPKQADLPEVLRSFVMQYYLSEQRKGNQPNEVLLPDIEGDWPEIEAAIESELDCKVKLSQPKRGEKLRFVALANTNAENALLTKLNQEATIHHRVTELEALLKQEQPIKRMECFDISHTQGERTVASCVVFDRQGPNKSEYRRFNIDGITGGDDYAAMAQALTRRYQKAQLAEKIPDVLFIDGGKGQLSAAFSSIEPLNLSPMPLLVGVAKGTTRKPGLETLLIGKAMTEIHLPSDSPALHLIQHIRDESHRFAITGHRNRRDKARKTSVLEDIDGVGAKRRQALLTHLGGMQQLKSASVDEIKKVPGISPTLAQKIYDSLHH; encoded by the coding sequence TTGCTCGACGATAGCGCTCCATTCGATAGTAAAAAATTCCTAAGCCAGGTTACTGAAGCTAGCGGCATATACATGATGTATAACGCCGCTAATGAAGTGATCTATGTAGGCAAAGCTAAATCGCTAAAAAAGCGTTTAAGCAGCTATTTTCGTAAAAACGTAGATAGCAATAAAACCCGCGCCCTGGTTTCAAACATCGCCAATGTTGAGGTCACGGTTACTCACACCGAAACCGAAGCGCTGATTCTTGAACACAACCTGATCAAAAAACACCTGCCTAAATACAATGTGTTGCTGCGTGACGATAAGTCTTATCCCTACATTTTACTTAGTAAACACAAGCATCCGCGGATATCGATGCACCGCGGCGCTAAACGCAATAAAGGTGATTACTTTGGCCCTTACCCTAATGGCAATGCGGTACGAGAAAGCCTGCATTTGATGCAGAAGTTATTTCCTATTCGCCAGTGTAGCGATAGTGAATACGCCAACCGTCAACGCCCTTGTTTGCAATATCAACTTAAGCGTTGTTCCGGCCCATGTGTGAATTTGATTAGTGATGAGGACTACCAGCAACAAGTAGACCTTGCCAGCATGTTCCTAAAAGGCAAAAGCCAACAGGTAATCAATCAACTAGCCGAAAAAATGACCAAGGCTAGCGATAGCTTAGATTTTGAAGCCGCCGCGGGTTTTAGAGACCAAATTCAAGCCTTACGTAAGGTTCAAGAGCAACAGTTTGTGAGTGGCAATACCGAGCATAGTGACGTATTGGGTTTTGCTTTTAGAAATGGCATTGCCGTTATTCATTTGTTGCTGATCCGTGATGGTCAAGTACTAGGTAGTCGTTCGTATTACCCTAAAGTGCCTAAACAGGCCGATTTACCTGAAGTACTGCGCAGTTTTGTGATGCAGTATTACCTGTCTGAACAACGTAAGGGCAACCAACCTAATGAAGTGCTGTTGCCCGATATCGAAGGCGATTGGCCAGAGATAGAAGCTGCAATCGAAAGTGAACTCGATTGCAAGGTGAAACTTTCCCAACCTAAACGTGGAGAGAAACTGCGGTTTGTGGCGCTAGCAAATACCAATGCAGAAAATGCCCTGTTAACCAAACTAAACCAAGAAGCCACCATTCACCATCGGGTCACCGAACTTGAAGCGCTGCTCAAGCAAGAACAGCCAATTAAGCGCATGGAGTGTTTTGATATCAGCCATACCCAAGGCGAGCGCACGGTGGCTTCATGCGTGGTGTTTGACAGGCAAGGGCCAAACAAATCTGAGTATCGTCGCTTTAACATCGATGGCATTACCGGTGGCGATGACTATGCCGCAATGGCGCAAGCGTTAACGCGGCGCTATCAAAAAGCCCAATTAGCAGAAAAAATTCCAGACGTACTGTTTATTGACGGCGGTAAAGGGCAATTGTCCGCGGCTTTTTCTAGCATAGAACCGCTTAACCTATCGCCAATGCCGCTGTTGGTTGGGGTAGCTAAAGGCACAACTCGTAAGCCAGGTTTAGAAACACTGCTTATCGGTAAAGCAATGACAGAGATACACCTGCCTAGTGACTCCCCAGCATTACACTTGATTCAACACATTCGGGACGAAAGTCACCGCTTTGCCATTACCGGTCATCGTAATCGACGAGACAAGGCGCGTAAGACCAGTGTACTGGAAGATATTGATGGAGTAGGGGCAAAACGGCGTCAAGCATTGCTAACGCATTTAGGTGGAATGCAACAGCTCAAAAGCGCTAGTGTTGACGAAATTAAAAAAGTTCCCGGAATTAGCCCTACTTTAGCGCAAAAAATTTATGATTCGTTGCATCACTAG
- the pgsA gene encoding CDP-diacylglycerol--glycerol-3-phosphate 3-phosphatidyltransferase produces the protein MMINIPNILTAFRIVLIPFFLIAFYLPVEWGMLAAAFIFGLAAATDYLDGYLARRLGQTTPFGAFLDPVADKAMVVAALVLLVEHYQTFWITVPAVIMISREIIISALREWMAELGKRSSVAVSWIGKYKTAAQMAAITGLTAQIDPLVTQASYGLFYVATILTLWSMVSYLALAWPELKQNDK, from the coding sequence ATAATGATAAATATTCCAAATATACTAACCGCGTTTAGAATTGTATTAATTCCGTTTTTCTTAATAGCTTTTTACCTTCCCGTAGAGTGGGGCATGCTAGCGGCTGCTTTCATTTTTGGTTTAGCCGCTGCAACAGATTATCTAGACGGATATCTTGCTCGCCGTTTAGGTCAAACTACGCCATTTGGCGCTTTTTTGGACCCCGTAGCGGACAAAGCGATGGTGGTGGCTGCGCTGGTATTATTGGTAGAGCATTATCAAACATTCTGGATAACCGTACCTGCAGTAATAATGATCTCTCGTGAAATTATCATTTCAGCGCTCAGAGAGTGGATGGCTGAATTAGGCAAGCGCTCGAGTGTAGCGGTATCTTGGATCGGTAAATATAAAACCGCAGCTCAAATGGCGGCGATTACAGGTTTAACCGCACAAATAGACCCTTTGGTAACACAAGCTAGTTATGGTTTATTTTATGTAGCTACCATTTTAACGCTGTGGTCCATGGTGAGTTACCTAGCTTTAGCTTGGCCAGAATTAAAGCAGAATGACAAATAA